One window of Flavobacteriales bacterium genomic DNA carries:
- a CDS encoding TonB-dependent receptor, translated as MALILTLVASFPLQAQTDTSGTSRKDSSLLITKPDTSTVEQDIRAGGFTVSATDLDAEIAGQDVSGILRSSRDVFNSTAGYNFGAARFRVRGLGGEFNPVSINGILMNDLESGYASWSLWGGLNDVTRWSETGAGVSASRHSFGGIGGWSDLDLRASQLRKGIRVSYARTNRTYRNRTMATYNTGMMANGWALSASGSLRWSDEGYVPGTFYNAGAYFLSVEKKLNAKHSFGFIGFGAPIVSGRQGLAVQEAQTLTDDHYYNPNWGFQDGKKRNANVSNDHKPVFILSHYFKPDDHTTWNTSLLYTFGRDGYTALNWYDAPDPRPDYYRYLPSYYSDTDPGIAADLTNAWHNDPNASQINWDQLYFANTKNLYTVQNAEGVQGNNVTGMRSKYIVEDRRADPTRIALNSVWSRELTDQLHLTVGASYNSQKTHYFKVIEDLLGGDYWLDYDQFASRDSDDPNAAQNDLNTPNHIVYKGDAFGYDYDIKTNLVNAFGQVEKKWRKVEGYFGASLSSTCFWRDGHYQKALFPDNSFGKSEKQRFIHGGVKAGAVYKISGRQYITANAGFISNAPTARSAYLSPRTRDAAVDGLTTEKALSGDIGYEVRMPRVKGRATLYYVHTTDGIWSRSFYHDVYRTFVNYSMTGVAQKNVGLELAAEVKLSPTWQLTAVYAEGQYLYDSRPIATVTRDNSDTALATGRTVYWKDYSVGGMPQRAASLGLRYNAPKYWSIGANMNYFGNIYLDPNPDRRTAEALGNLVIEDPQWNQLLEQTKLDDGYTVDIFFTKSWMLKHKYRIGFNLSISNLLDNTDLVTGGYEQLRYVPMEIDKFPPKLSYMYGRTFYAQVNLSF; from the coding sequence TTGGCCCTGATACTGACTCTGGTGGCCTCCTTCCCGCTCCAAGCACAAACGGACACCTCCGGCACCAGCCGGAAAGACAGCTCCCTGCTGATCACCAAGCCGGACACGTCCACCGTTGAACAGGACATCCGCGCCGGGGGCTTCACCGTTTCCGCCACCGACCTCGATGCCGAGATCGCCGGGCAGGACGTTTCCGGCATTTTGCGCTCGTCGCGCGATGTGTTCAATAGCACAGCCGGGTACAACTTCGGCGCGGCCCGTTTCCGTGTCCGCGGTCTGGGCGGCGAGTTCAACCCGGTCAGCATAAACGGCATCTTGATGAACGACCTGGAAAGCGGGTATGCCTCCTGGTCGCTCTGGGGCGGGCTGAACGATGTGACGCGGTGGTCCGAGACGGGCGCGGGCGTCAGCGCATCACGCCACAGTTTCGGCGGCATCGGCGGATGGTCCGATCTGGACCTGCGCGCCTCCCAGTTGCGGAAGGGCATCCGCGTTTCCTATGCGCGGACCAACCGGACCTACCGCAACCGCACCATGGCCACGTACAATACCGGTATGATGGCCAACGGCTGGGCCTTGAGCGCAAGCGGATCCCTGCGCTGGTCCGACGAAGGCTACGTGCCCGGCACATTCTACAACGCTGGTGCGTACTTCCTTTCCGTGGAGAAAAAACTGAACGCCAAGCACAGCTTCGGCTTTATCGGCTTCGGGGCGCCGATCGTTTCGGGCCGCCAGGGGCTGGCGGTGCAGGAGGCCCAGACCCTCACGGACGACCATTATTACAACCCGAACTGGGGCTTTCAAGACGGCAAAAAGCGCAATGCGAACGTGAGCAACGACCACAAACCTGTTTTCATCCTCTCCCACTACTTCAAGCCCGACGACCATACCACTTGGAACACCAGCTTGCTGTACACCTTCGGGCGGGACGGCTATACAGCACTGAACTGGTATGATGCCCCCGACCCACGCCCCGACTACTACCGTTACCTGCCCAGCTACTATAGCGATACCGACCCGGGCATCGCGGCGGACCTCACCAATGCTTGGCACAACGACCCCAACGCCAGCCAGATCAACTGGGACCAGCTCTATTTCGCCAACACGAAGAACCTCTATACCGTGCAGAATGCCGAGGGCGTCCAGGGCAACAACGTCACCGGCATGCGCAGCAAGTACATCGTGGAGGACCGCCGGGCCGACCCGACGCGTATCGCCTTGAACAGCGTGTGGAGCAGGGAATTGACAGATCAGCTGCACCTCACGGTCGGGGCCAGCTATAACAGCCAGAAGACACATTACTTCAAGGTGATCGAGGACCTGTTGGGTGGCGACTACTGGCTGGACTACGACCAGTTCGCCAGCCGAGACAGCGACGACCCCAATGCCGCCCAGAACGACCTGAACACGCCCAACCATATAGTGTACAAGGGCGATGCCTTCGGCTACGATTATGACATCAAGACCAACTTGGTGAACGCCTTTGGCCAAGTGGAAAAGAAATGGCGGAAGGTGGAAGGCTATTTCGGGGCCAGCCTTTCGAGCACCTGCTTTTGGCGTGACGGTCACTACCAAAAAGCCCTGTTTCCGGACAACTCCTTCGGGAAAAGCGAAAAGCAGCGTTTCATCCATGGCGGCGTGAAGGCCGGTGCGGTCTACAAGATCTCCGGCCGCCAGTACATCACCGCCAATGCCGGCTTTATCTCCAACGCACCTACTGCGCGCTCCGCCTACCTCAGCCCCCGTACCCGCGACGCCGCGGTGGACGGCCTCACCACCGAGAAAGCCCTTAGCGGGGACATCGGCTACGAGGTGCGCATGCCCCGGGTAAAAGGCCGCGCGACCCTCTACTACGTGCACACCACGGACGGCATCTGGTCCCGCAGCTTTTACCATGACGTGTACCGCACCTTCGTGAACTATTCCATGACCGGGGTGGCGCAGAAGAACGTGGGCCTCGAACTGGCCGCCGAGGTGAAGCTTTCTCCCACTTGGCAGCTCACCGCCGTATACGCCGAAGGACAATACCTCTACGATTCCCGGCCCATCGCCACGGTGACCCGGGACAACAGCGACACCGCGCTGGCCACGGGCCGCACCGTGTACTGGAAAGACTACAGCGTGGGCGGAATGCCACAGCGCGCCGCCTCCCTGGGCCTTCGTTACAATGCACCGAAGTACTGGTCCATCGGCGCGAACATGAACTATTTCGGCAACATCTACCTGGACCCCAACCCGGACCGCCGAACAGCTGAGGCCTTAGGCAATCTCGTCATCGAGGACCCCCAGTGGAACCAGTTGCTGGAACAGACCAAATTGGACGATGGCTACACCGTGGACATCTTCTTCACCAAGAGCTGGATGCTGAAACACAAGTACCGCATCGGCTTCAACCTCTCCATCAGCAACCTGCTGGACAATACGGACCTGGTCACCGGCGGCTACGAGCAACTGCGCTACGTGCCCATGGAGATCGACAAATTCCCGCCCAAGCTCAGCTACATGTACGGCCGCACCTTCTACGCCCAGGTCAACCTCAGCTTCTGA
- a CDS encoding choice-of-anchor J domain-containing protein, whose protein sequence is MQRITPAQRIALLALPLLLATAFGCKREFDTPPVRSIPEGAKVNITQLRALYTSQSVLSPVHFSDTAGAITTVYGVVTADEQSGNLYKNIYVQDSSGAAICLRLLNSGGLYQGDYIRIYLPGTVLSVYQNLLQLDSVDVDNNIVKQSTGVDVTSATSIFITPASINQLATNSGYANANGIPTYQSKLVKITGVQFADSTGNLTYADAANLGTLNRDLDDCNGNTTIVRTSGYANFAGQHLPAGKGSFIGIASYYSSSGPNGLQLLVRDPSDIDMNGPRCGQAGTCVPVASVSEDFSSVVNNQTINLDCWKNTFTEGSVAWRGKVSGSDFSAEARLSLGQASTMWLVTPQITYSTSQNLSFSSAKVNWVHDGLTAWVSTDFTGDVTTATWTQVNGATIAGQADADNDWIPSGSIALSGILPSGYSGNFVVAFKYQGDAAQNTTYRVDNVQVN, encoded by the coding sequence ATGCAACGCATCACCCCCGCCCAACGCATCGCCTTGCTGGCCTTGCCCCTGCTCTTAGCCACGGCTTTCGGCTGCAAAAGGGAATTCGATACACCGCCCGTGCGCTCCATACCTGAGGGAGCCAAAGTGAACATCACCCAGCTGCGAGCGCTGTACACAAGTCAATCTGTACTCTCACCCGTGCATTTCTCCGACACAGCCGGGGCGATCACCACCGTCTATGGCGTAGTGACTGCGGATGAGCAAAGCGGAAACCTCTATAAAAACATCTATGTCCAAGACTCCTCTGGTGCCGCCATCTGTCTGCGTTTGCTGAACTCCGGAGGTCTTTACCAAGGAGATTACATCCGGATCTATCTGCCCGGCACAGTTCTAAGTGTTTACCAGAATCTCCTTCAGTTGGACAGTGTGGATGTGGACAACAACATTGTTAAGCAGTCCACTGGAGTTGACGTGACAAGTGCCACCAGCATTTTCATTACTCCAGCTTCGATCAACCAACTTGCCACAAATAGCGGCTACGCTAACGCCAATGGTATTCCCACATACCAAAGCAAATTAGTAAAGATCACTGGTGTGCAGTTTGCTGATAGCACGGGAAACCTGACCTATGCGGATGCGGCCAACCTCGGAACACTGAACCGCGATCTTGATGATTGCAACGGCAACACGACGATCGTTCGTACCAGTGGCTACGCGAACTTCGCCGGGCAACACCTGCCCGCCGGCAAGGGGAGTTTCATTGGAATAGCCAGCTATTATAGCAGTAGTGGCCCCAATGGGCTTCAACTCCTGGTTCGCGATCCGAGTGATATTGACATGAACGGTCCTCGTTGCGGGCAAGCAGGCACTTGTGTCCCTGTGGCATCGGTTTCAGAAGATTTCTCCTCCGTGGTGAACAACCAAACGATCAATCTGGATTGCTGGAAGAACACCTTTACAGAAGGTAGTGTGGCTTGGCGCGGCAAGGTGAGCGGCTCCGACTTCAGCGCAGAGGCCCGGCTTTCCCTTGGACAAGCCAGCACCATGTGGTTGGTAACACCGCAGATCACATACTCCACCTCGCAGAACCTGTCCTTCTCATCGGCCAAAGTGAACTGGGTACATGACGGTCTCACCGCCTGGGTTAGTACCGATTTCACCGGCGACGTGACCACCGCGACCTGGACACAGGTGAACGGAGCGACCATCGCCGGGCAGGCTGATGCGGACAATGATTGGATCCCCTCCGGTAGCATCGCGCTCTCCGGAATCCTTCCTTCGGGATATAGCGGTAACTTCGTGGTCGCCTTCAAATACCAAGGTGATGCCGCACAAAACACCACCTACCGTGTTGACAACGTACAGGTGAACTAA
- a CDS encoding carbohydrate binding domain-containing protein codes for MRTAVLLSTLAIAGMASAQVFQSGFEDWTGSTPDGWSGSKTNIPSGGVTQVTDNVHGGSSAVRLENTTSSHKRFTTQPIAVTTGQNFEITFWVRGNGNIRVGLFDGRPGGSSGYAGYSPYTVVASPDAWTQVTQSIAAAYDTTGGEFILSVQSTVAPEHLVVDDVTITEAGPLTPVSIYDIQYTTDPSGDSPLNGQTVLTGGLVSADLPGAGDGYFVQSGSGPWSGIYVYDTDNTPSIGDSITFMASVSEYFGITELSSLSAYTVVSSGNAVAAFDVATGDVSLEPLESVLLRVLNATCTEEPGGANFGKYKVDDGTGDAVIGKVIYTTVPDPLLGNTYNITGVNYYSFSEYNIEPRMESDVDFITGISEAGVLSSVQVGPNPAKNILNVSLGQAAGSQVNYTLTDMQGRTVQSGQFYGAHGQLNVNDMGTGLYHLTLRSSELVKTFAVQVAK; via the coding sequence ATGAGAACAGCAGTACTCCTTTCCACCCTTGCGATCGCCGGCATGGCCAGCGCGCAGGTCTTCCAAAGCGGCTTTGAAGACTGGACCGGCTCCACGCCGGACGGTTGGTCCGGGTCCAAGACGAACATCCCCTCCGGCGGCGTTACCCAAGTGACGGACAACGTACACGGGGGCAGCTCCGCCGTCCGCTTGGAGAACACGACCAGCAGCCATAAGCGCTTCACCACGCAGCCCATCGCGGTAACCACCGGGCAGAACTTTGAGATCACCTTCTGGGTGCGCGGCAACGGAAATATCCGTGTGGGCTTGTTTGACGGCCGGCCAGGCGGCAGCTCGGGCTATGCCGGTTATTCCCCATACACCGTAGTAGCCTCCCCGGACGCTTGGACCCAAGTGACCCAGAGCATCGCGGCGGCCTACGACACCACGGGCGGCGAATTCATCCTTTCCGTGCAGAGCACCGTAGCCCCGGAGCATCTGGTGGTGGACGATGTGACCATTACCGAGGCCGGCCCGCTCACCCCGGTGAGCATCTATGACATCCAGTATACCACGGACCCCAGCGGAGATTCCCCGTTGAACGGCCAGACCGTTTTGACCGGCGGCCTCGTCTCGGCGGACCTGCCCGGGGCCGGTGACGGCTACTTCGTGCAAAGCGGCAGCGGCCCGTGGTCGGGCATCTACGTGTACGATACGGACAACACACCTTCCATCGGTGACAGCATCACCTTCATGGCCTCCGTGAGCGAGTATTTCGGCATCACCGAGCTTTCGAGCCTTTCGGCTTACACGGTAGTCTCCAGCGGCAATGCGGTAGCGGCCTTCGACGTGGCCACGGGCGATGTCTCGCTTGAGCCATTGGAAAGTGTGCTGTTGCGCGTGCTGAACGCCACCTGCACAGAGGAGCCCGGTGGGGCCAACTTCGGCAAGTACAAAGTGGACGATGGCACCGGTGATGCCGTGATCGGCAAAGTGATCTACACCACCGTTCCGGATCCCTTGCTCGGGAATACCTACAACATCACCGGTGTGAACTATTACTCCTTCAGCGAATACAACATCGAGCCGCGCATGGAAAGCGATGTGGATTTCATCACCGGCATTTCCGAGGCCGGTGTGCTCTCCTCTGTTCAAGTGGGCCCGAACCCCGCCAAGAACATCCTGAACGTAAGCCTCGGCCAAGCTGCAGGGAGCCAGGTGAACTACACCCTCACGGACATGCAGGGCCGCACGGTCCAAAGCGGTCAGTTCTACGGCGCACACGGGCAATTGAACGTGAACGACATGGGCACGGGCCTGTACCACCTCACCTTGCGCAGCAGTGAACTGGTGAAGACCTTTGCCGTGCAAGTGGCGAAATAA
- a CDS encoding mechanosensitive ion channel has product MNNTELAINRIKELLLIHGPKVIGAVVVLILGLWVIRLLVRAMARMMEKRIVDPSLIPFVRGLVGAVLKVGLIISVIQMVGIETTSFIAVLGAAGLAVGMALSGTLQNFAGGVMILLFKPYKAGDLIEAQGHLGTVHSIQIFNTILKTLDNKTVILPNAPVSTGSIVNFSTEPQRRVDMTFGIGYDADIDAARGAITELINADKRILKDPAPQVVVGELADSSVNFTVRVWARSEDYWGVFFDMHEQVKKTFDAKSISIPFPQIRVHSD; this is encoded by the coding sequence ATGAACAATACCGAACTCGCGATCAACAGGATAAAGGAACTCCTGCTCATCCATGGCCCGAAGGTCATCGGAGCCGTCGTGGTGCTGATCCTCGGCCTTTGGGTGATCCGCCTGCTGGTACGCGCGATGGCCCGCATGATGGAAAAGCGCATCGTTGACCCTTCGCTGATCCCCTTCGTCCGTGGCTTAGTTGGAGCGGTTCTCAAAGTGGGCCTCATCATCAGTGTGATCCAGATGGTGGGCATCGAGACCACGAGCTTTATTGCCGTATTGGGCGCTGCGGGCCTGGCCGTCGGCATGGCGTTGAGCGGCACTTTGCAGAATTTCGCGGGCGGGGTGATGATCCTGCTCTTCAAGCCCTACAAGGCGGGCGACCTCATCGAAGCGCAGGGGCACCTGGGCACCGTACATAGCATCCAGATCTTCAACACGATCCTGAAGACGCTGGACAACAAGACGGTGATACTACCGAACGCGCCCGTCAGCACGGGGTCCATCGTCAACTTCAGCACAGAGCCTCAACGGCGGGTGGACATGACCTTCGGCATCGGGTACGATGCCGACATCGATGCCGCCCGTGGGGCGATCACGGAATTGATCAATGCGGACAAGCGCATCCTGAAGGATCCCGCTCCACAAGTGGTGGTGGGTGAACTGGCGGACAGTTCCGTGAACTTCACCGTGCGTGTTTGGGCCAGGTCCGAGGACTACTGGGGCGTGTTCTTCGACATGCACGAACAGGTGAAAAAGACGTTCGATGCTAAGAGCATCAGCATTCCTTTCCCGCAGATCCGGGTTCACTCGGATTAA
- a CDS encoding methyltransferase domain-containing protein translates to MEPVATAEPKLVTPHRSTANQTLNEEQGHWLLAKMGKKVLRPGGKELTLQLMGKLGITTQDDIVEFAPGLGFTAGIALAKNPRSYTGVELNEEAAVILRKKIHGPDREIVIGNACCSPLGSGSADKVYGEAMLTMQADHRKAEIVREAYRILRPGGLYGIHEIALTPDSMPEAGKKQIQHDLASTIKVNARPLTQAEWTAMLEAEGFTVESVMINPMHLLEPARIMDDEGFFRTLKIAFNILTHPKARKRILSMRKVFRRYEDSMCAIAIVVRKR, encoded by the coding sequence ATGGAGCCGGTCGCGACCGCTGAACCGAAGTTGGTCACACCGCACCGTTCAACGGCGAACCAGACCTTGAACGAGGAGCAGGGCCACTGGCTTTTGGCCAAAATGGGCAAGAAGGTGCTGCGGCCCGGCGGTAAGGAACTCACCTTGCAATTGATGGGCAAGCTGGGGATTACAACCCAGGATGACATCGTGGAATTCGCCCCCGGCCTCGGTTTCACCGCCGGGATCGCCTTGGCCAAGAACCCGCGCAGCTATACGGGTGTCGAGCTCAACGAGGAAGCGGCGGTCATCCTGCGGAAGAAGATCCATGGTCCCGACCGCGAGATCGTGATCGGCAATGCCTGCTGTAGCCCCTTGGGCAGCGGTTCGGCGGATAAAGTATACGGCGAGGCCATGCTCACCATGCAAGCGGACCATCGGAAGGCGGAGATCGTGCGGGAGGCTTACCGCATTCTGAGGCCGGGAGGGCTTTATGGTATCCACGAGATCGCGCTTACGCCGGATTCCATGCCCGAAGCGGGCAAGAAGCAGATCCAGCACGACCTGGCCTCGACCATAAAGGTCAACGCGCGGCCGCTTACCCAGGCCGAATGGACCGCCATGCTGGAGGCCGAGGGCTTCACGGTGGAAAGTGTCATGATCAATCCGATGCACCTCTTGGAACCTGCCCGGATCATGGATGATGAAGGCTTCTTCCGCACCTTGAAGATCGCCTTCAACATCCTCACGCACCCCAAAGCCCGCAAGCGGATCCTTTCCATGCGCAAGGTCTTCCGGCGCTATGAGGACTCCATGTGCGCCATCGCCATAGTGGTCCGAAAGCGTTGA
- a CDS encoding carboxypeptidase regulatory-like domain-containing protein, with protein MRPRYLILATAFLLLASPAVQAQKFKHLMAEKYAAVFDFANMAKVYEDIVAGNKAQPADYRQLAFAYKKMGNNAKAAETYKRLIDLGSPAPDDLLAYADQLRAQGKYEESLTWYKTYAEQAPDDEWVKEYLKNGEFLKKLERDSTKDAIRTLPINSAEADLGPAVMDDLFLFSSARGEGVGGKTKYKWDSEPFLNLYSALLKGETATDPMVMRKVVNSRYHDGTASFDSTRQRLYFTRDNYYYGKLLKASNGEVKLGIYYTDIAKGEFGQSEWGALTPFDYNDPEYNVGQPSISPDGKRLYFVSDMPGGSGGTDIWYCDDNAGEWGAPKNIGSKVNTPGSEMYPFTTKDSTLYFSSTGHPGLGGYDIFSVRLTASGPGRVFNLGTPMNTTWNDQGLMLLADDSTGFFVTDRPGGMGSLDIYGCTVHPPRIKIKGIVVDKLSQEGIDEAQLDVRDAKGAFIDGAKVEMQDGGRFTIDLPYSEKYTISASRNGYRQGSTTVDAGTDDLDNVVVQMEKYDYGAEGIVMHGETKAPLDSAKVQLLDADGNVVEEMLTGPDGHYAFALLGEKDYRLKVEKEGFFKQSARITTKGKTNTIIHTDFNLFPLKVDQVVRLDNIYYDLAKWNIRPDAAVELDKLVQTLNDNPSVKIELSSHTDCRGKDAYNMSLSEKRAKSAVDYLIKQGIAKDRLIAKGYGETKPVEACECTKCTEPEHQANRRTEFKVLSK; from the coding sequence ATGCGCCCACGGTACCTCATTCTCGCAACCGCCTTTTTGCTGCTGGCATCCCCGGCCGTGCAGGCGCAGAAGTTCAAGCACCTCATGGCGGAGAAGTATGCCGCGGTGTTCGACTTTGCCAACATGGCGAAGGTCTATGAGGACATCGTCGCCGGCAATAAGGCCCAGCCCGCCGACTACCGGCAGCTCGCCTTCGCCTATAAGAAGATGGGGAACAATGCTAAGGCCGCCGAGACCTACAAGCGGTTGATCGACCTGGGCAGCCCCGCGCCGGACGACCTGCTGGCCTATGCCGATCAATTGCGCGCACAAGGAAAGTATGAGGAGTCCCTCACGTGGTACAAGACTTACGCGGAACAAGCACCGGATGATGAATGGGTGAAAGAATATCTGAAGAACGGGGAGTTCCTCAAGAAACTGGAACGTGACAGCACGAAGGACGCGATACGGACCCTCCCGATCAATTCCGCGGAGGCCGACCTGGGCCCTGCCGTGATGGACGATCTGTTCCTGTTCAGCAGCGCGAGGGGTGAGGGAGTCGGGGGCAAGACCAAGTACAAATGGGACAGCGAACCCTTCTTGAACCTCTATTCCGCTTTATTGAAAGGTGAGACCGCGACAGACCCCATGGTGATGAGGAAGGTCGTCAACAGCCGCTATCATGACGGGACGGCGAGCTTCGACTCCACTCGCCAACGCCTCTATTTCACGCGGGACAATTACTACTACGGGAAGTTGTTGAAGGCCTCCAATGGCGAGGTGAAGCTCGGTATCTACTACACGGACATAGCGAAGGGTGAGTTCGGGCAGTCGGAATGGGGCGCCCTCACTCCGTTCGACTACAACGACCCCGAGTACAACGTGGGCCAGCCTTCTATTTCGCCGGATGGCAAGCGGCTCTACTTCGTCAGCGACATGCCCGGCGGAAGTGGCGGCACGGACATCTGGTACTGCGACGATAATGCTGGCGAATGGGGCGCACCGAAGAACATCGGAAGCAAGGTGAACACCCCGGGCAGTGAAATGTACCCGTTCACCACCAAGGACAGTACCCTCTACTTCAGCAGCACCGGCCACCCCGGTCTGGGCGGGTACGACATCTTCTCCGTGCGCCTCACCGCCTCGGGGCCGGGTCGTGTGTTCAATTTGGGCACGCCGATGAACACCACCTGGAACGACCAGGGCCTGATGCTTCTCGCCGACGACAGCACCGGCTTCTTCGTCACCGATCGCCCGGGGGGCATGGGAAGCCTTGACATCTACGGCTGCACGGTCCATCCTCCACGCATAAAGATCAAAGGGATCGTGGTCGACAAGCTGTCACAGGAAGGCATCGACGAGGCACAGCTGGACGTCCGCGACGCGAAAGGCGCCTTCATCGATGGGGCCAAGGTGGAAATGCAGGACGGCGGACGTTTCACCATCGACCTGCCATACAGTGAAAAGTACACCATCAGCGCCAGCCGGAACGGTTACCGCCAAGGCAGCACCACGGTGGACGCCGGAACCGACGACCTTGATAACGTGGTGGTGCAGATGGAGAAGTACGATTACGGTGCCGAGGGCATTGTGATGCACGGCGAGACCAAGGCCCCGCTGGACAGTGCCAAAGTCCAGCTTCTTGATGCTGATGGTAACGTGGTGGAGGAAATGCTCACCGGTCCGGACGGACATTACGCGTTCGCGCTTCTGGGCGAGAAGGACTATCGCCTCAAGGTGGAGAAGGAGGGCTTCTTCAAGCAGAGCGCACGCATCACCACTAAGGGCAAGACCAATACGATCATCCACACGGACTTCAACCTGTTCCCGCTGAAAGTGGACCAGGTGGTACGCTTGGACAACATCTACTATGACCTCGCCAAGTGGAACATCCGCCCGGACGCGGCCGTGGAGCTGGACAAGCTGGTGCAGACGCTGAACGATAACCCCTCGGTGAAGATCGAGCTCAGCTCGCACACGGACTGCCGCGGCAAGGACGCATACAACATGTCCCTTTCCGAGAAGCGGGCCAAGAGCGCGGTGGACTATTTGATCAAACAAGGCATCGCCAAGGACCGGCTGATCGCCAAGGGCTACGGCGAGACCAAGCCTGTGGAGGCCTGCGAATGCACCAAATGCACCGAGCCCGAGCATCAGGCGAACCGACGTACCGAATTCAAGGTGCTTTCGAAGTAG
- a CDS encoding type IX secretion system membrane protein PorP/SprF codes for MNALTKTTTPMASEASRWKMALLALLLAGPALLPKQAKAQQDPQFTQYMFNLLALNPAYAGSADRVSIKALSRHQWVGFEGAPTTQTLTVHSPFLVQSLGLGGTVMRDEHGPVTQYGLIVDLSYRIFLGNNQKLAFGIKGGLNLFQGKFADLHPLEANDQVFQQNVSTKTDPQFGFGVMWYSDRFYLGLSSPKVLRTDFFDEDSLQFVSQPGQRAHYYLTGGYVFDLGTYTKFKPTAMVKAVEGAPISFDLSANFLLYDKLWLGAMYRYTDAIGALVQYNLTDGISVGYAYDYPLSPLRNYSGGSHEFMLGVEFGNAAKGIRSPRYF; via the coding sequence ATGAACGCACTCACGAAAACAACCACGCCGATGGCATCCGAAGCCTCTCGTTGGAAAATGGCGTTGCTCGCGCTTCTGCTCGCCGGCCCGGCCCTGCTGCCCAAGCAGGCCAAGGCCCAGCAGGACCCGCAGTTCACCCAGTACATGTTCAACCTGCTGGCGTTGAACCCGGCCTATGCGGGCAGCGCGGACCGCGTGAGCATCAAGGCGCTCAGCCGCCACCAATGGGTGGGCTTCGAGGGAGCGCCGACCACGCAGACGCTCACCGTGCATAGCCCCTTCTTGGTGCAGAGCTTAGGGCTGGGCGGTACGGTGATGCGCGATGAGCACGGGCCAGTCACCCAGTACGGATTGATCGTGGACCTGTCCTACAGGATCTTCCTCGGGAACAACCAGAAGCTGGCCTTTGGCATTAAGGGCGGCCTCAACCTCTTCCAAGGCAAATTTGCGGACCTGCATCCCTTGGAGGCCAACGACCAAGTGTTCCAGCAGAACGTCAGCACGAAGACCGACCCGCAGTTCGGCTTCGGGGTGATGTGGTACAGCGACCGTTTCTATCTCGGGCTCAGTTCGCCGAAGGTGTTGCGCACGGACTTTTTCGATGAGGATTCGCTCCAATTCGTGAGCCAACCCGGGCAACGGGCGCACTACTACCTCACCGGCGGTTACGTGTTCGATCTGGGCACCTACACCAAATTCAAGCCTACGGCCATGGTGAAAGCGGTGGAAGGTGCGCCCATCAGCTTCGACCTCAGCGCGAACTTCCTGCTCTATGACAAGCTGTGGCTCGGCGCCATGTACCGCTACACCGATGCGATCGGAGCCTTGGTCCAGTACAACCTCACCGACGGGATCTCCGTGGGCTATGCTTACGACTACCCATTATCCCCGTTGCGAAACTATAGCGGCGGCAGCCACGAGTTCATGCTCGGCGTCGAGTTCGGCAATGCAGCCAAGGGGATCCGTTCACCGCGTTACTTCTGA